AGCAGACGCCCCCGACGATGCCGTCGCCTTCGCGGACTCCGTCCCGGACCTGGGATTCCGGAATCCACTTGCAGAGATCGCAGTAGTAGGCGGTTTTGCAGACCATGCCCTGGCAGAAAAGATGGCGGGCGGGCTCGGCGAATTCAAGCAGGCCGAGATCGTGAAGAACGCGGGTAAAGAACCGGAAATAGATCAGGTGCATGGTGGCGTGTTCGATCCCGCCGATATAGAGGTCGATCGGCATCCAGTAATCGACCGGACCCGGCTCGAAGGGGGCGTCGAGCGCGGCGGGGGAACAGTAGCGGAGAAAGTACCAGGAAGAATCGACGAAGGTGTCCATGGTGTCGGTTTCCCGGCGCCCGGGACCGCCGCAGGCGGGACAGGAACAGGTCACGAACGAAGGGCTGCTCTCGAGGGGGTTGCCGGGCTGCTCGAAATCGACGTCGAGAGGAAGCTCCACCGGCAGATCCTCCTCCGGGACCGGAACCTCTCCGCATCGGGGACAATAAATAATGGGGATGGGGGCGCCCCAGTAACGCTGCCGGGAAAGGAGCCAGTCGCGCAGGCGGTAATTGATCGACGGTCGGCCGAAGCCGCTCGTCTCCAGCCAGGAAACGATATCCTCCATCGCCTCGAGGTTGTTCCTACCGCTGAAAATCCCGGAGGCGGCCATGGTCCCGGCGCCGACGAAAGCCGCGGCCGGCGGGGCCGGGTCCGGGGAGCCTTCCGGGGGTTCGATCACCACCTTCACCGGAAGTCCGTAGGCGCCGGCGAATTCGAAGTCGCGCTGGTCGTGGGCGGGAACGGACATGACCGCGCCCGTCCCATAGCTCATGAGCGCGAAATTTGCGACCCAGAGGGGCACCCGCTCCCCGTTGACGGGGTTGACGACGTGGAACCCGGTCCAGACCCCCTTCTTCTCGACATCGGCCTGAACCCGAGCGCTGGTGGATTGGGCCCGGAGTTCCCGGACCGCCGCCATGACCCGTTCCTCATGCTCGGTTCCGGACACCAGCCGCTCGAGGAGGGGATGCTCGGGAGCGAGCGACATGAACGTCACTCCCCAGAGCGTGTCGGGGCGCGTGGTGAAAACCGTCAGTTTCTCGCCGGTCTCCGCGATCGTGAAATCGACCTCCGCCCCCCGCGACTTCCCGATCCAGTCCTCCTGCATCCTCAGCACCTTGTTCGGCCAGTTCCCCTCCAGGTCGCGGAGGCCGTCCAGGAGCTTCTGGGCGTACGAGCTCATCCGGAAGAACCACTGGTTGAGGTCCTTCTGGACCACCGCCGATCCGCACCGCTCGCAGGTGCCGTCGGCCATGACCTGCTCGTTGGCCAGAACCGTGGCGCACGACGAACACCAATTGACGGGGGCTATTTTCTTTTCGGCCAGACCGTGGCGGTAGAAGAGGAGGAAAAGCCACTGGGTCCAGCGGTAGTAGTCGGGACGGCTGGTGGCCAGCTCCCGAGACCAATCGTAGCCCCACCCGGCCCGGGCCATCTGCTCCTTCATATGGGCGATATTGCGCTCGGTAAACTGGTTGGGGTGAAGCGGGAGCTCTCCCCGTTCCCGGGCGGCACGGGCCTGCTTCTTGGCCGCGTTCTCCGCCGGGAGCCCGAACGAATCCCACCCCATCGGAGAGAGAACGTTGAACCCCCGAAGAATCTTGTAGC
The DNA window shown above is from bacterium and carries:
- the leuS gene encoding leucine--tRNA ligase — translated: MKNYDFRAIEARWRERWEREGLFRALDFDPERPPFYCLTMYPYPSGVLHMGHVINYTLGDVIVRYKILRGFNVLSPMGWDSFGLPAENAAKKQARAARERGELPLHPNQFTERNIAHMKEQMARAGWGYDWSRELATSRPDYYRWTQWLFLLFYRHGLAEKKIAPVNWCSSCATVLANEQVMADGTCERCGSAVVQKDLNQWFFRMSSYAQKLLDGLRDLEGNWPNKVLRMQEDWIGKSRGAEVDFTIAETGEKLTVFTTRPDTLWGVTFMSLAPEHPLLERLVSGTEHEERVMAAVRELRAQSTSARVQADVEKKGVWTGFHVVNPVNGERVPLWVANFALMSYGTGAVMSVPAHDQRDFEFAGAYGLPVKVVIEPPEGSPDPAPPAAAFVGAGTMAASGIFSGRNNLEAMEDIVSWLETSGFGRPSINYRLRDWLLSRQRYWGAPIPIIYCPRCGEVPVPEEDLPVELPLDVDFEQPGNPLESSPSFVTCSCPACGGPGRRETDTMDTFVDSSWYFLRYCSPAALDAPFEPGPVDYWMPIDLYIGGIEHATMHLIYFRFFTRVLHDLGLLEFAEPARHLFCQGMVCKTAYYCDLCKWIPESQVRDGVREGDGIVGGVCSVCGSPVRGEMKKISKSKLNIVDPDEMMDRYGADCVRLYMLSDTPPDQDRTWSDERMQGAWRFLNRLWDTVTEAAGELRSLPPGLPADLGPADRELRRRTHVSIGKVTDAIEGGFRFNTAISSVMELLNAVRGEAGHHPAVVREAVESMLVLLAPITPHFCEELWRELGHDRSIFSGSWPGIDASALAVAEVEIPVQVNGKLRGRIMLPPGASEAVARSAALADERVRGALGGAVVRKVIVVPDRMVNIVAGPA